In Achromobacter pestifer, the DNA window ACGGCGAGGAAGCCATCACCCTGCTGCCCGATCTGGATGCGGGCGCGACCGGCTCCATGACCGGCGGCGGCTTCGCCGACGGCCTGCGTCCCATCATCGAGGCCCACCGCGCCGGCAGGCGGGACGAGGCTTACCGCTTGTACGAGCGCTGGCTGCCCCTGATCAACTACGAAAACCGGCAGGGCGGCATCCTCAGCGCCAAGGCCTTGATGAAGGCCGGCGGCGTGATCGCTTGCGAGGCGCCGCGCCACCCGCTGCCAGCCATGCGAGAGGAGGTCCGCCAGGGCTTGCTTGAGACCGCAAGGCGCCTGGATCCGCTGGTCCTGCGCTGGGGGCGTTGAGCAGGGATTGATCAGCCCGCCAAACACACTGTTCCGTCACGCTGAACAAGCCTGTCACGCTTGACGGTTAAAATCCCTGGCTATCCATCCAGTCGGGGGCGCGTGTGCAGCCGGTCATTTCAGTTCAGGATCTATCCAAACGGTACGCATCGGGGTTCCAGGCGCTCAAGAGCGTGAACCTGGACATCCAGCGCGGTGAGATTTTCGCGCTGCTGGGTCCCAACGGCGCGGGCAAGACGACGCTGATCAGCATCATCTGCGGCATCGTCAATCCCACCGCCGGCCGCGTGCTGGCCGACGGCCACGACATACTCACGGAGTTCCGCGCGGCCCGCGCCAAGATCGGCCTGGTGCCGCAGGAAATCTCCACCGACGCCTTCGAGAGCGTCTGGAATACCGTCAACTTCAGCCGCGGCCTGTTCGGCAAGCCGGCTGATCACGCTTACGTCGAGAAAGTGCTGCGCGACCTGTCCCTGTGGGACAAGAAGGACAGCCGCATCATGGCGCTGTCGGGCGGCATGAAGCGCCGCGTCATGATCGCCAAGGCGCTGTCGCACGAACCCGCCATCCTGTTCCTGGACGAGCCTACCGCCGGCGTGGACGTCGAATTGCGGCGCGGCATGTGGGAAATGGTGCGGCGGCTGCGCGAAAGCGGCGTCACCATCATCCTCACCACCCATTACATCGAGGAAGCCCAGGAAATGGCCGACCGCGTCGGCGTGATCCGCAAGGGCGAGATCATCCTGGTCGAAGAGAAGCACGCGCTGATGGCCAAGCTGGGCAAGCGCCAGCTGGCGCTGACCCTGAAGGCGCCGCTGCCCGGCATCCCCACGGCGCTGGACGCCTTCCAGCTGGAACTCTCCGACAACGGCCACAAGCTGGTCTACACCTACGACAACCAGGGCGGCGGGGAAATCTCCCGGCTGCTGCATGAGCTCTCGCGGCTGGAGATTGAATTCACCGACCTGAATTCGTCGGAAAGCTCGCTCGAGGATATCTTTGTCAGCCTGGTGCACGGTCAATCATGAACTTCTACGCCATCCGCGCTATCTACCTGTTTGAAATGGCCCGCGCGTGGCGCACGCTGATGCAAAGCGTGCTGTCGCCCGTGATCTCCACCTCGCTGTACTTCGTGGTGTTCGGTTCCGCCATCGGCTCGCACATGGTCGAGATCGACGGCGTGAGCTACGGCGCCTTCATCGTGCCCGGCATGATCATGCTGTCGTTGCTGACGCAAAGCATCGCCAACGCGTCCTTCGGCATCTACATGCCGAGGTTCTCGGGCACCATCTACGAGATCCACTCGGCGCCCATCTCCTACGTGGAGATCGTCATGGGTTATGTGGGCGCCGCCGCCAGCAAGTCCATCATCCTGGGGCTGATCATGCTGGCCACGGCGCGCCTGTTCGTATCGTTCGAGGTCGCGCATCCGTTCTGGATGCTGGGCTTCCTGGTGCTGACGGCCGTGACCTTCAGCCTGTTCGGCTTCATCATCGGCATCTGGGCCGACGGCTTCGAGAAGTTGCAGATCATCCCGCTGATGATCATCACGCCGCTGACGTTCCTGGGCGGCACCTTCTATTCCATCAAGATGCTGCCGCCGTTCTGGCAGACCGCCACCTTGTTCAACCCGGTGGTCTACCTGGTCAGCGGATTCCGCTGGGCCTTCTACGGCGTGGCCGACGTCAGCGTCGAAGTCAGCGTGGGCATGACGCTGGTGTTCCTGCTGGCCTGCCTGGTGGGCGTGCGCTGGATCTTCAAGACCGGCTACCGGCTGAAGACCTAGCGCCAGCCAGCGCAGGCAGGCCGTGGACGAGGGCGTCTCAGGATTGCGCCATCGGCGCGCGGCGGGCCATGCCGCCGTGCGCGTCGAGCAGCCGCTCGCGCCAGGCGTGGATGGGATCGTCCCCGGCCAGCAGTTCCAGCGTGCTGGTGCAGCGCGCCCACATGAACATGCCGAACACCGCATAGTCGGCATAGGCCGGCTGCTCGCCAGCCAGGTAGGGCTGCTTGCCCAGCATCTGCCGCAAGGGCAGCAGCGCGGAACGCAATGCGGCAACCTGATCGTCATAGCCCGAGGGCAGGTCTTCCAGCCTGCCGAAGCGCTTTTCCCTCGTGGCGCGGAAATAGTCCCGGTCTTTTTCGTGGATCAGGCCGTGGATGCTGGGCAGCAGCAGCCGCGCCAGCGTGGGCACCAGGGTGGTGTCCGACCATGAATTCACGAACAGGCTCAGCGCGCGGCCGCTGGCGCCGCCGAACAAGGAGGGCCGCTCGGGAAAAGTGTCTTCCAGGTAGCAGGCGATCTGCCAGGAATCACTGACGACATGGTCGTCGTGCACCAGCACCGGCACCAGCTTCTGGCCGGAAAAGTCTATGGCTTCCTTTTCGGTGAAGCGCCAGGGCACGGTCGTGGCGGTCAGGCCCTTGTGGGCCAGGGCCATGTGGGTCTTCCAGCAATGCGGGCTGAAGCGCAGCGAGGCGTCGGCGCCCGCCAGGTCATAGAGAGTGAGATCCGGGGTCAAGATACTGCGCTCCTTCTGCGTGTCGGTGAGGGAAACCGGAAACAGGATAACCGGTTGCGCAAGCCGCACGGCCCAGGCTTCCCTGGCGCGCTACCTGTCGGCGTCGGGCCGGATCAGCGTGCGGCCCAGCAATTGGCCCGGCCAACCATTTACGTCGAAGGTCGAAATCCGTTCGTAGCCGCAGGATTCGTAAAAGCGCGCCAGGGCGCCGTTGCCGCCGCCATAGCAGTCCACGCGCAGGCGCTCCACGCTCGCGGCGCGCGCCTGGTCATCGGCAAAGGCCAGCAAGCGCCGGCCGAGGCCGCGCGCGCGCTCGTCGCGCGAGGCGACCAGCAGTCTCACGTAGATTTCCGGCTCGGTCGCCGCAGGCACATAAGGCATGGATGAGCCCAACACCAGAGCGCCGTGGATGGCGCCTCCCGGTTCCTCGGCGACCCAGGCGCCGGGCAGCGCGCAGGCTTCGGTCACGCCCGCGATGCGCTTGGGCAGGGTGGACCAGGGCTCGCTGCCCCATTGCCCCTCGTTGCCCATGCTCACGAACCAGGCGATCACGTCGTCGAAGATCCGCAATACCGCGGGGGCATCTTCCACGCATGCGCGGCGGATCGTCAGCCGGCTTGCTTCTGTTGCCGTCAAGGTCACAACTCCTCCAGGTTTTTATGGCTCGGGGTATTCCGAACAGACCTCATCATAGATGCGCCGCCTGGAGCCTGGGCGCGATCCGCGGTCAGTTCCACACCAGCCTGAGTAGGACGGCGGACAAATAGAGACCGCAGCCGAACACCGCATGCGTCGCCAAGCTGCGCAGGCGGTTCTTCCAGGGTGTGGGCGTGCGCGACGCGGCGATTCCCGCGCCCATGGCGGGCTGCATGACGAAAAAAGGCATGGCGACGGTCACCACGCCCACGGCCAGGGCGGGCAGCCATGTGGGATCGCGCAGCCATGCCGCGCCCTGGATGCCGACCAGCAGCGCGGCGAACGCCAAGCCGACGGCGTAGTGGATCGTCCAGCCCAGCGGCGACTCGCCCGTTATGGGCTCGGCCCGGCCGATGTTGGCGTGTGCGATTTTGCCCCGGCACAGGTGGCCGGCCCATCGGCCAACCAGCGCGTAGCCCAGCGTGGGCATGCCCAACGCTTTTTGGATCATGCCCCACAGGTCCATCACGACGGTCGCGCCGATTCCGACCAAGACCACTTTTGCCGCCACTTCCATCGATCCCATGTCCTGTCCTTTCATTGATGAGCGCATCGTTTGCAGGCATCATAGAAGTTAAAGTCAACTTCAAGTCAAGGAGGGCGCCATGGATATTTCGGAAGTCGCCCGGCGCACGGGCCTGCCGGCCTCCACGCTGCGGTTCTATGAAAACAGGGGCTTGATCACGGCAGTCAGCGCCGCTGGCGAGCGCCGGAGGTTTGCGCCCGGCGTGCTGGATCAACTGGCACTGATCGCGCTGGGGCAGGCAGGCGGCCTGTCGCTGGACGAGATCCAGGCCATGCTCTCGCCCGAGGGGGCGCTGCGGGTGGACAGGCAGTTGCTGCTGGACAAGGCCGACGGCATAGACGCGACCATCAAGCGCCTGCGGGCGATGAGCCAGGGCTTGCGCCATGCCGCGGTATGTCCCGCCGCCAACCATGCGCAATGCCCGACTTTCCAGCGCTTGCTGAAGGCGGCTGCGGGCAGGGTGAAGCAAGGCAGAACGGCGACGGCCGTCGCGAAGCAAAAAAACGCCATCCGCCCTTAACGGGAGGATGGCGCCAACTAGCTCTCGGGGAGCCTTACTTCGCGGCGGGGGCGCCCTTGCCCATGCTCATCAAACGTTGCTTGAGCTGGGGGTCCTGCTGTATGGCCTGGCCGATGCCGTTGAATTCGTCGACGCTCAGGCCGTCGGCCTGCACCAGCTTGACCATCTTGGCGTCGGCTTCCTCGACGACCTTCTGCTTGGCGGCATCCGTCTTGGCGGCGTCGACCTTGGGGCGGTACTCGTCGACGACGCCGGAAATCTTCTGCGATGCCGAAGCGAAACGCTGCAATTGCTGGTCGGTCGGCTGGATCGCGGGCGCGGGCGCCATGCGCGGTTGGGCCTGGGTCTGGCCTTGCGCCTGGCTGGCCTGTTGCGCGAGGGCGGGAGCACCGGACAGCGCCGTCGCCAGCACGGCGGCGGACAGGAATGCATAAGTGGAACGCTGCATGAAACCTCCTTGTTCCGGTTGAATGTCGGGCCATGATGACGACACGGCCGGTGCGCGGGCAAGTTTCGCGATGTGTTTTCCTGTGTCGGCAGGACACGGGATGCGCGCGCGCTTCGGGAGGGAGCCCCCCGGGGCGCGCCGGAAACGTTTTGCGCGGTTTCGTAGTCGCTGCTGGCCGCGATGTTTCCTTAGGTTTAAGCGGGACGGGTCCTAGAGCAGCAACATGCTCAGCATCACCAGCGCCAGCAGCAGCACGTAGACTCGTGCGTGCAGGCGGTCCGGGATGCGCGGGATCAGCGGCGCGGCCAGGCGGATGCCGACCAGCGAGCCCAATGCCAGCGCGGCGAAGGCCAGCAGGTCGACGTAGCCCACGATCCAGGGCGCCAAGGGGGCCGCCAGGCCGCCGGCCGCCGCCATGTAGGCGAGTGTTCCCACCACCGCCACCGGCAGCGTCAGCGGATTGGCCATCGCCGCCGCCTTGGCCATGGGCAGGCCGCGGCGGCGCAGCAGTGGCACGGTCATGACGCTGCCGCCTACGCCCAGGAAGGCCGCGACCGCGCCGATGATCACCCCGCCGCCTATCAGGGCGCCACGTTCCAGCGGCCGGGGCCGCTCGTCGCCCTGCGCCATGAAGCCCTGGCGCAGCAGGCAATCCAGGATGGTTACGCCCAGGTAGGCGATGAAGGCGTAGCGCACGAAGTCGCCGCTGGCACGGGTAGCCGCCAGCGCGCCCAGCGCCGCTCCCGCCGCGATGAAGCCGGCCAGGGGCCAGACGTAGGCGCGCAGGATATTGCCGGCGCGCTGATGCTTGCGCGTCGCCGCCAACGAATTCACGATCATGACGCAGGTGGACGTGGCCACCGCGATGTGCATGGCCGCCAGGCCGATGGCGTCTTGCGCGCCGTGCGCGGCGGTCAACACCGCGTACAGCACAGGCACCACGACAAAGCCGCCGCCAAAACCGAACAGCACGGTGGTCACGCCGCTCAAGCAGCCGAACAGGGCCAGAACCAGATAAAGCATGCTGCGTCCTTCCAGGGAAAGCGTCACGATACGGCAGCCGGCCATGGCCCGCTTTCGAGGATGAGACAATAATGTTCGAGTTTCGGCCAATCGACATGCCGCCGCGACGGCGGCTCCCAACGCGATGCGCAATACCCACATCGACCGCTATGACCGCCTGGACCGCGCCGTCGTCGCCATCGGCAACGACTATCCGCCCGGACGGCTGCTGCCCGCCCACGCGCACCGCCGCGCCCAACTGCTTTACGGCGCCACTGGCGTCATGCACGTGGTCACGCGCGACGGCAACTGGGTGGTACCGCCGCAGCGCGCGGTGTGGATCCCGGCGGGCGTGGCGCATCAGGTCCGCATGCTGGGCGTCAGCACGCGCAGCGCCTATATCGAACCCGGAGCGGCGCGCGCGGACCGCGAGGCCTGCGAGGTGATCGAGGTGTCGCCGCTGCTACGCCAGCTGCTGCTGGACGCGGTGGACATGCCGGCGGCCTACGATGAAGCAGGACGCGACGGCGCGCTGGCGTCCTTGCTGCTGCACGAGGTCGAGCGCGCGCCGGTGCTGCCCCTGCACATCCCGCTGCCGCGCGACAGGCGCCTGGCGCCCTTGTGCAAGGCCTTCATCGCCGCGCCGGATGCGCGCGCCGCGCCGCAGGCTTGGGCCGGGCGCCTGCACATGAGTCCGCGCACGTTCAGCCGCCATTTCCGTCAGCAGACGGGCATGGCGTTTTCGGAATGGCGCCAGCGCGCCTGCGTGGTGCTGGCCTTGTCGCGGCTGGCCTCGGGCGACTCGGTGACCGCCATCGCGCTGGATTTTGGCTACCAGAGTCCCGCGGCGTTTTCCACGATGTTCCGGCGGGTGCTGGGCCGCCCGCCCACGGGGTATCTGCGTGAAGGCTGAGGGCGGTTGGTACTATGCCGGCTCTCGTGGCGGCTACTTCTGGCCGCCGGGCTACGCCATTCCATGACCAATACGCATACGCCGCTATCCATCGGCATCGCTGGCGCGGGCAGCGCCGGATTGGCCGCCGCGCTGGCGCTGGCGCAAGCCGGCCATCAGGTGCGCGTCTTCGAAAAGCACCAGGGCTTCACCACGCTGGGCGCGGGACTGCTGCTGCAGCCGCCCGGCGTGCGCGCGCTGGCGGCGCTGGGCGTGGACGTCGCGGCGCTGAACGTGGGCGCGCCGATCGACCGCTTGCTGGGCCTGTCGCATCGCGGCTGGCGGGTCGTGGACATCGACTACGTCGGCGACGGCGCGCGGGCGGTGACGCGGGCAGCGCTGGGCGGCGTGCTGTTCGAGGCCGCGCGGCGCGCGGGCGTCGAGTTCTCGTTCGGCTGTCCGGTCACGACGCTGGCGACCCGCGAGGGCAGGGCGCACGTGACGCATGGCGCGGGCGAGGCCCGGGCCGAGTCCAGTTTCGACGTGTTCGTGGTGGCCGATGGCGCCGCCTCCGCGCTGCGCGAGCAGGTCGGGCTGGCTGCCAGTTCGCGCGTCTATGCCTGGGGCGCGTTGTGGGGCCAGTTCTGGACGCCCGGCTGGAGCGGCGCGACGCAACTGCTGCAGCGGTTTCGCGGCACCCGCGAGATGATGGGCCTGCTGCCCACCGAGATCGGCCCGCAGGGCGTGCGCCTGTCGCTGTTCTGGAGCATCCGGCACGACGCCTTGCCGGCCTGGCGCGCCGCGCCCATCGGCGCTTGGAAGGACCGCATGCTGTCCTTGTGGCCGGAGGCCGCGCCGGTGGTCGATCAGATCTCGCGGCATGAGGACCTGGCTGTGGCCACTTACCGCCACACCTGGCCGCGCGGACTGGCTTCGGGTCCGTATTGCGCCGTGGGCGACGCGGGCCACGCGATGAGCCCGCAGCTGGGCCTGGGAACGACGCTGGCGGTGCTGGATGCGCTGGCGCTGGCGCAGGCCCTGGGGCAGCACGGCGCCGCCGCGGGACCGGCGCGCTATGCCCGCAGCCGGCTGCTGCCTTCGCGCCTGTACCAGACGCTCAGCCGCGCGCTGACGCCTTGTTTTCAGGCCTCGGGGCCGGGGCTGTGGCGCGATCTGCTGTTCGGCGGCGGGCTGCTCGTGCCCGGCGTGAAACCGCTGATGAAGCGCGGCCTGCTGGCCATGCCGCAGCCCAAGGGCCCGGGCCGCGGCTGATCCGCCGCGCGGGCGGCCTTCAGGCCGCGTACCAGAGCACGGCGAAGAAGTGGCACACCGTGCCGGCGAGCACGAACAGATGCCAGATGAAGTGGCTGTAGCGCCAGCGGTTGTCCAGCACGAAGAACACCACGCCGCCGGTGTAGGCCAACCCGCCGGCCACCAGCCACCACAGGCCGCCGGTAGGCACGCGCTCGATCAGCGGATTGACCGCGATGATCACCAGCCAGCCCATCGCCAGGTACAGGCCCGTGGAGATGGCCGGGCGGTTCAGCCGCTTGCTGGCTTTCAGCCCCACGCCCAGCAGGGCCATGCCCCAGACCAGGCCGAACAGGGTCCAGCCCCAGGGCCCGCGCAGGGCGCCCAGGGCGAAGGGCGTGTAGGTGCCCGCGATCAGCAGATAGATGGCGGAATGGTCCAGCACGTTGAAGAGCTGCTTGGCGCGGCTCTTGGGCAGCGCGTGATAGATGGTGGACGCCAGGTACAGCAGGCACATCGTCGCGGCGAAGACGGCGGCCCCCGCAATGAAGGCGGCGTCGCCCTGGCGCACGGCGGCCAGGATCAGGATGGGGGCGGACGCCACGGCGGCCGCGGCGCCGACGCCGTGGCTGATGGAGTTGGCGATTTCCTCGCCCAGGGTCTGGGGTCTGTCGTTGGGGAACATGAATGCGTCTTGGTTGGTTCAGGTGTACACCTTAGGCGCTTTGGCGCGGCGGCTCAAGGCGCCAAGCGGGCTGGCCGCGGCCGACGCGATGTCCGTTTGATCTACTGCAAATCGACCGGCGTGCCGGCGCCCCGAAAGCGCTGCCTGCAAGTTACTCTGTGATACATTCAGCGCGCAAGCAAACGCAGGTTTACTGGCCGAGGCCTAGCAATGGCGCGCAGTTTTACCAATTTGTTTTTCAAGGCCGCGAAGAAGATCGGCAAGCTGCAGCGCGCCGCAATGCGCATGGCCGCGCCCAAGGCTGCCAAGAAGCGTGGCGCGCCCAAGCGCCGGACGGCCAAGCCCGCCGCAGCCTCCGCGTCCCGCAGTGCCGCCGCGCCTTCGCTGGGGACGGGCCGCTGGGAAGCCTCGCGCCAGTTTTCCGACGGCCAGGGCCGCCGCCTTACCTACGCGCGCTACACGCCCGCTGCCGCGCCGCGCGCCGGCATGCCGCTGGTGGTGATGCTGCATGGCTGCAGGCAGACGGCGCTGTCGTTCGCCCGCGGTTCGCGCATGAACCAATGGGCCGACGCGGGCGGCTTCATGGTGTTGTACCCGCAGCAGTCCATGACCCGTCAGATGCAGCGCTGCTGGCGCTGGTTCCAGCCGGACGACGCGCACGGCGGGGCGGAAGCCGACCTGATCGCCGCGCTGATCCGCGCGGAATGCGCCAGGCATGCGCTGGATCCCGAACGCGTCTACATCGCGGGCCTGTCGGCCGGGGCCGGCATGGCCGCGCTGGTGGCCTTGCGCCATCCGCGCCTGATTGCCGCCGTGGCCATGCATTCCGGGCCGGTGGCGGGCGACGCCCACAGCGCCACCGGCGGCATCGGCACGATGCGGCGCGGCGCACTCAAGCCGCTGCTGCCCTTGCTGGAAAAGGTCGCGGATCCGGCGGTCTTCCGGCTCGGCATGCCCGCCATGATTCTGCAGGGACAGCTGGATCCGACGGTGGCGCCGCGCAATGCCAAACAATTGTTCGAACAGTTCCGCGCCGTGAATGATCTGCCGCCCGAAAGCGTGCCGGTCGAGCGCGTGCTGGGCTTGGGCACGGATAAATCCTACCGCCGCGTCGACATGCTGCGAGGCAGCCGCACGGTGCTGCGGCTATGCGAAATCACGCTGCTGGAACATGCCTGGAGCGGCGGCGACGCCTCGGTGCGCTATCACGCGCGTAGCGGGCCGGACGCCTCGGCGCTGATCTGGCGTTTCTTCCAGACGCAGCGCCGCGCGGCCGGCGGGCAGGCGGAATAGGCCAGGGTCCGCCCGCGCGGCGCGCAACAGCCCCGGCAGTAAGATCAACGTATTCCCGGCGCGCCGGCGCGTTCCGCGCCAGTCGTCTCGTCCCTGTCCGGAGTCCCCGCCATGTCACTTTCCATGTACCAGGCCAGCGTGCCTGCCTTCGTCCGCGGCCTGAACGTGCTGGCCGCGCTGCTGCAAAAGGCCGCCGACCACGCCGCCGCCGCCGGCATGGATCCGGCTGAACTCATCAATGCCCGCCTGGCGCCGGACATGTATCCGCTGAGCGGCCAGATCCAGCGCGCCAGCGACGCCTCCAAGTTTGCGGTGCAGCGCCTGTCGCGGGTGGAAGCGCCTAAATTTCCGGACGAGGAAACCACCTTCGAGCAATTGCAGCAGCGCATCGCCGCCACCCTCGCGTATCTGCAGGGCGTGGCGGCGGATCGGCTGGACGGCGCCGAAGGCCGCAAGGTGTCGCTGGCGTTCGGCGACTTCAAGCAGGAATTCCGCGGCGACGACTATCTGCTGACGTTCGCGCTGCCGAACTTCTACTTCCATGTCACGACGGCGTACGCCATCCTGCGTCACGCGGGCGTGAAGATCGGCAAGCTGGATTTCCTGGGGCCGTATCCGCAGCCGGCCGCTTAACCCTGTTTCTTTGAAGGGTCGCCGCAGCCTTCCATCGGACCCATCTTCGCCATGTTCTCCTGAACTTCCTGCGGCGTCAGGTCGAACTTGTGCGTGGCGATGGACCAGCGGTGCCCGCAAGGGTCCACCACCTGGCCGTAGCGGTCGCCCCAGAACATGTCCGCCACGGGCATGGTCACCTGGGCCCCGGCCGCCACCGCCTGTTTCATGGCGGCGTCCACGTCGGCCACGTACAGGTGCAGGGTGACGGGCGTGCCCTTGAGCGCCTTCGGGCCCAGGCTGCCCCATTCTGGGAAGTCGTCCATCAGCATCATGACCGAATCGCCGATGCGTATGGCGGCATGCATGATCTTGCCGTTGGGGCCAGGCAGGCGCGCCAGTTCCTCGGCATTGAAGGCCTTCTTGTAGAAGTCGATGGCCTGCGCCGCGCCTTCGCACACGATGTGCGGGGTGAGCGTGTGCATGCCTTCGGGTATGGGTTTGCTTGCAGGGTTAGCCATGAGGTGTCTCCAGATTGTTCAATAAGGGGCGGGGAGGTTGCGTCGCTGTTTCAGTTGCCGACCAGCGTGGTGAAGCCGCCCCAGCACATGCGCTTGAAGTCGAACACGCCTTCGCAGCAGTTCTCGGCCAGGCGCGGGTCCGACATGACCTTGGCGTTGATCCGGTCGCGGTCCGCCTTGTTGGCGTAGGTGATCCAGGCGAAAACCACCGTTTCGTCCTCGCGCGCGCCGGCCGCGGCGCTGAACGCGGCGAAACCTTCCTTGTCGATCTCTTCGGCCACGCATTCGCGGTAGTCGAGGGCGCCGTGCTCCAGCCACACCGCCTGCGCCTGCTGCGCCATCTTCCGGTAGGTTTCGAGGTTGGCCTTGGGCACGGGCAGCAGGAATCCGTCTACATACTTTTCCATCAGTAACTCCTTTGATCCATGTTGTTCTGTTCCACGCCAGGGCGCCCGCAAGCCGCCTCTGGCGCGGCCCGGATCGTATTCCGGTAAGTATCACTGTATCGGGATCGGCGGCGATTTCAGATAGGCGATTGCGACAATCTTGAGGGTGGATTGCGACAGCCTGCGGGGGTATGCTTTGCAGGATGAAAAACGTCGCCTTCCTACTGCCCCTGGGGGCGAACATCGCCTCGCTGGAAACCGCCAGGCACGGCTTTCTGGTCGCCAACGAGTACCTGGCCGCGCACGGGCGCGAACCCAGGTTCACGGTGCGCACCCTGGCCCTGACCCGCGAAGTCCGCCTGGACCAGGGCCGCATCACGGTGCAGGCCGACATGGTGCTGGCCGATGCCCACGACATCGACATCTGCATCGCGCCGCCGCTGTTGGGTTCGGTGTCCGACGCGGTGCTGTCCAACCGCGAACTGATCGAATGGCTGTCGCGCCATCATCGCGAGGGCGGCGAAGTCGCCAGCCTGTGCATGGGCGCGGCGTTGCTGGCGGCGGGCGGGGTCCTGGACGGTCAGCAGGCGGTGGTCCATTGGGTGGCGCAGAACCTCTACGCCAGCCTGTTTCCCAACGTGCAATGGGTCAGCGACCGCGTGGTCATGGCGGACAACGGCATCTACACGAGCGGCGGCGCGTTCTCCGCCGCGCACCTGGTGCTGCACCTGATCGAAAAATACACCGACCGCGACACTGCCATCTGGTGCGCCAAGTATTTCCAGCTCGACTGGAGCCGCCAGAGCCAGTTGCCGTTCGCGGTGTTCGTGGGACAGAAAGCCCATGCCGACGAGGTCGTGCGCGCGGTGCAGAACTACATCGAAGGCCGCTACACGGAAAAAATCACCGTCGAGGAACTGGCCGGCCGCCATGCCATGGGACGCCGCACGCTGGAGCGGCGCTTTCGCCAGGCCACCGGCAACAGCATCGTCGAGTACGTGCAGCGGGTGCGCGTGGAAGCCGCCAAGAAGCGCCTGGAAACCTCGCGCAAGAGCGTGGCCGAAGTCATGTACGAAGTCGGCTACAACGACACCAAGGCCTTCCGCGACATCTTCAGCAAGTATTGCGGCATGTCGCCAGTGG includes these proteins:
- a CDS encoding extracellular catalytic domain type 1 short-chain-length polyhydroxyalkanoate depolymerase, with the translated sequence MARSFTNLFFKAAKKIGKLQRAAMRMAAPKAAKKRGAPKRRTAKPAAASASRSAAAPSLGTGRWEASRQFSDGQGRRLTYARYTPAAAPRAGMPLVVMLHGCRQTALSFARGSRMNQWADAGGFMVLYPQQSMTRQMQRCWRWFQPDDAHGGAEADLIAALIRAECARHALDPERVYIAGLSAGAGMAALVALRHPRLIAAVAMHSGPVAGDAHSATGGIGTMRRGALKPLLPLLEKVADPAVFRLGMPAMILQGQLDPTVAPRNAKQLFEQFRAVNDLPPESVPVERVLGLGTDKSYRRVDMLRGSRTVLRLCEITLLEHAWSGGDASVRYHARSGPDASALIWRFFQTQRRAAGGQAE
- a CDS encoding DUF1993 domain-containing protein; translation: MSLSMYQASVPAFVRGLNVLAALLQKAADHAAAAGMDPAELINARLAPDMYPLSGQIQRASDASKFAVQRLSRVEAPKFPDEETTFEQLQQRIAATLAYLQGVAADRLDGAEGRKVSLAFGDFKQEFRGDDYLLTFALPNFYFHVTTAYAILRHAGVKIGKLDFLGPYPQPAA
- a CDS encoding VOC family protein produces the protein MANPASKPIPEGMHTLTPHIVCEGAAQAIDFYKKAFNAEELARLPGPNGKIMHAAIRIGDSVMMLMDDFPEWGSLGPKALKGTPVTLHLYVADVDAAMKQAVAAGAQVTMPVADMFWGDRYGQVVDPCGHRWSIATHKFDLTPQEVQENMAKMGPMEGCGDPSKKQG
- a CDS encoding DUF1428 domain-containing protein, with amino-acid sequence MEKYVDGFLLPVPKANLETYRKMAQQAQAVWLEHGALDYRECVAEEIDKEGFAAFSAAAGAREDETVVFAWITYANKADRDRINAKVMSDPRLAENCCEGVFDFKRMCWGGFTTLVGN
- a CDS encoding GlxA family transcriptional regulator yields the protein MLCRMKNVAFLLPLGANIASLETARHGFLVANEYLAAHGREPRFTVRTLALTREVRLDQGRITVQADMVLADAHDIDICIAPPLLGSVSDAVLSNRELIEWLSRHHREGGEVASLCMGAALLAAGGVLDGQQAVVHWVAQNLYASLFPNVQWVSDRVVMADNGIYTSGGAFSAAHLVLHLIEKYTDRDTAIWCAKYFQLDWSRQSQLPFAVFVGQKAHADEVVRAVQNYIEGRYTEKITVEELAGRHAMGRRTLERRFRQATGNSIVEYVQRVRVEAAKKRLETSRKSVAEVMYEVGYNDTKAFRDIFSKYCGMSPVGYRERYHFQ